In Topomyia yanbarensis strain Yona2022 chromosome 2, ASM3024719v1, whole genome shotgun sequence, one DNA window encodes the following:
- the LOC131683442 gene encoding SAM50-like protein CG7639 yields the protein MGSGKSKEPSAAGQKGNIDFTQFKARVDRINITGLSRTHDDYVQRAIRSLFKATNFQDVIIETTNAKDNLMQLGIFKNMKINIDVSKGNGATNNGYEITFQGDELSRLTGSIGTELGQNDGAATAELTSPNMLGRGERLSLNYSYSYVKSSVLNLRLTKPYYHTVVGEYSPETSVSIFKHSSPTPWSRFRTDETGVMLDFSFTLPFGLSNSLQYEVGMKEMFAMDKLTPFFIREHCGPRLAAIVRHIGIYEGRDSNVFPTNGVFIKTTNELMGSTLTQFGLVKSDVHCELNVPLFAGISLQMCGRVGVIVNDKLKESIPINQLFFPGGPQSLRGFEIAGACPYREGVAVGCQSYWTSGMHLWSPLPFNSYFGGFGNLFRTHLFYNFGTCNTFTTDKLRSAAGAGLAVRIGQRARIEFNYCQPLSFESGDRYKQGFQFGIGYEFI from the exons ATGGGAAGCGGTAAATCTAAG GAGCCGTCAGCAGCTGGCCAGAAAGGCAACATCGACTTCACACAGTTTAAGGCCAGAGTCGATCGCATCAATATTACGGGACTTAGTAGAACCCACGATGACTATGTGCAGCGGGCTATCAGGAGTTTATTCAAGGCGACAAATTTTCAGGATGTCATCATAGAAACTACAAA CGCCAAGGATAACCTTATGCAGTTAggcattttcaaaaatatgaagaTTAACATTGATGTTAGCAAAGGAAATGGTGCTACAAACAATGGATACGAAATAACGTTTCAGGGCGATGAGCTTTCCCGCTTAACTGGCAGTATTGGGACTGAGCTTGGTCAAAACGATGGAGCGGCTACAGCGG AACTGACATCGCCAAACATGCTCGGCCGAGGAGAACGTTTAAGTTTAAATTATAGCTACAGCTACGTGAAAAGTAGTGTACTTAATCTTCGATTAACAAAACCATACTACCACACCGTCGTTGGTGAATATAGTCCCGA GACATCGGTATCGATTTTCAAGCACTCGTCACCCACGCCTTGGTCCAGGTTCCGCACTGACGAAACTGGTGTCATGCTAGATTTTTCTTTTACGTTGCCTTTTGGATTAAGCAACAGTTTGCAGTATGAAGTTGGAATGAAGGAAATGTTCGCCATGGATAAACTGACGCCGTTTTTTATACGGGAGCACTGCGGGCCTAGACTGGCAGCCATCGTTCGACATATTGGTATTTACGAAGGGCGCGATAGCAATGTATTCCCCACAAATGGTGTTTTTATAAAAACGACGAATGAGTTAATGGGCAGTACACTAACTCAATTCGGTCTGGTGAAAAGCGATGTTCATTGCGAGTTGAATGTGCCACTTTTTGCTGGAATTTCACTGCAAATGTGCGGACGTGTCGGAGTGATTGTGAATGATAAACTTAAGGAGTCAATACCGATCAATCAGTTGTTCTTCCCAGGAGGACCTCAATCACTTCGAGGGTTTGAGATTGCTGGTGCATGTCCTTATCGGGAAGGAGTTGCCGTTGGTTGTCAG TCATATTGGACATCAGGAATGCATCTGTGGAGCCCACTTCCATTCAACAGTTACTTTGGCGGTTTCGGAAACCTATTTAGAACGCATTTATTTTATAACTTCGGAACGTGTAATACTTTCACTACAG ACAAATTGCGGAGTGCGGCGGGTGCAGGACTTGCAGTGAGGATAGGTCAAAGAGCACGCATTGAATTTAATTACTGCCAACCCCTTTCTTTCGAATCCGGAGATCGTTATAAACAAGGTTTTCAGTTCGGCATTGGCTATGAATTCATTTAG